Proteins encoded together in one Musa acuminata AAA Group cultivar baxijiao chromosome BXJ3-6, Cavendish_Baxijiao_AAA, whole genome shotgun sequence window:
- the LOC135583634 gene encoding protein SEEDLING PLASTID DEVELOPMENT 1-like isoform X2 produces MLLLRPNPPLSSVAAQARTRGSLPPFLSFFSLRLPSRSLPAPLPLFSTPPRRPRRLPHPAACDDVADQYDGFDEELRRLLVLLPLEMRRRAEAQPELRRLVEIVMDLGRRPLARFPSGDFFLSDCPISSQDLHHAASQVGDFAADNRAGISRTLHRISAIRNRKGSIVGLTCRVGRSVTGSANLLRDLVKDGGSLLLIGPPGVGKTTVIREIARMLADDYKKRVMIVDTSNEIGGDGDIPHAGIGSARRLQVPNPDMQHKSVTLGDEEASRRGVQKTVLERKGPSTFTFGAEIVSKTEVRVHRSLEATVDALLAGRSPKFEIRKMDIEESTVETLPLQKESLGDIFTLKEEESKVENDLLIPSQKLCNNMPTIEFKEKELDISHKVGRDFHLFVYGIMESSILQALKQLGIDEMIEITDNISEADAFLALSSKLKKNSQIQAVAKSRDIPIFVTKSTSLVQITKAVGALVNEHANVSKYHKEEHEATSSEMVDALEEARLAVEQIVIPQGKSLQLLPRPPHIIPVQIDLIKKYKLKWEMVVQEPGVYLRIFPLPLQAGIGEKKSVDQVVDENIELDNLRNFGDTESSQSGVPRLPLLPEW; encoded by the exons ATGCTGCTGCTCCGCCCAAATCCGCCCCTGTCCTCCGTCGCCGCCCAAGCCCGCACCCGCGGCTCCCTCCCGCCGTTCCTCTCATTCTTCTCCCTCCGGCTTCCGTCCCGTAGCCTCCCCGCGCCGTTGCCCCTTTTCTCTACGCCGCCGCGCCGGCCGCGCCGTCTTCCCCATCCCGCCGCCTGCGACGACGTCGCCGACCAATACGACGGGTTCGATGAGGAGCTGCGCCGTCTTCTGGTCCTCCTCCCGCTGGAGATGCGGAGGCGGGCGGAGGCCCAACCGGAGCTCCGCCGCCTCGTCGAGATCGTCATGGACCTGGGCCGACGGCCCCTTGCCCGCTTCCCCTCCGGCGACTTCTTTCTCTCCGACTGCCCCATCTCCTCCCAGGACCTCCACCACGCCGCCTCCCAG GTGGGCGACTTTGCCGCGGATAATCGGGCGGGCATCAGTCGGACGTTGCACCGGATTAGCGCCATCAGGAACCGGAAGGGCTCCATCGTTGGACTCACTTGCCGGGTTGGCCGATCAGTCACCGGCAGTGCCAATCTGCTGCGTGATTTGGTGAAGGATGGGGGTTCACTGTTACTTATAGGTCCTCCAGGAGTCGGCAAGACCACAGTCATCAG AGAAATAGCAAGGATGCTTGCAGATGATTACAAGAAACGGGTCATGATCGTTGACACCTCCAATGAGATAGGTGGAGATGGTGACATTCCTCATGCTGGGATAGGGAGTGCCCGTAGGTTGCAAGTGCCCAACCCTGACATGCAACACAAG AGTGTTACTTTAGGTGATGAAGAGGCTAGCAGAAGAGGTGTCCAGAAGACTGTCCTGGAGCGAAAAGGACCTTCAACATTTACATTTGGTGCAGAGATTGTCTCAAAGACTGAAGTACGAGTCCATCGTAGTTTAGAAGCCACAGTGGATGCTCTTCTAGCAG GCCggtctccaaaatttgaaattcGCAAGATGGACATCGAAGAGTCTACAGTTGAAACCCTTCCTTTGCAGAAGGAATCTCTTGGCGATATTTTCACTTTGAAGGAAGAAGAAAGCAAGGTCGAGAATGATCTTCTaattcctagtcaaaagttgtgcAACAACATGCCTACTATTGAATTTAAGGAAAAAGAGCTTGATATATCTCATAAAGTTGGAAGAGATTTCCACCTCTTTGTTTATGGG ATCATGGAATCAAGCATCTTACAAGCACTAAAGCAGTTGGGAATTGATGAAATGATTGAGATAACTGATAATATAAGTGAAGCAGATGCATTTCTTGCCTTATCCTCCAAACTCAAAAAGAACTCCCAAATTCAGGCAGTTGCCAAGTCTCGTGACATTCCAATCTTTGTCACAAAG TCAACCTCTTTGGTACAGATTACAAAGGCTGTAGGTGCCCTTGTTAATGAACATGCCAATGTATCCAAATATCATAAAGAAGAACACGAAGCAACTTCATCAGAGATGGTTGATGCTctagag GAAGCAAGACTGGCTGTCGAGCAAATTGTGATTCCACAAGGGAAGTCCTTACAGCTTCTCCCAAGGCCACCACATATCATTCCAGTTCAGATAGACCTGATCAAGAAGTACAAACTCAAGTGGGAGATGGTGGTCCAAGAGCCTGGTGTTTATCTAAGAATCTTTCCCCTTCCCCTCCAGGCTGGCATTGGAGAGAAGAAATCCGTTGATCAAGTTGTTGATGAGAATATTGAGCTCGACAATTTAAGAAATTTTGGTGATACAGAGAGTTCACAAAGTGGGGTACCTAGACTGCCTCTCCTCCCTGAATGGTAG
- the LOC135583634 gene encoding protein SEEDLING PLASTID DEVELOPMENT 1-like isoform X1, with protein MLLLRPNPPLSSVAAQARTRGSLPPFLSFFSLRLPSRSLPAPLPLFSTPPRRPRRLPHPAACDDVADQYDGFDEELRRLLVLLPLEMRRRAEAQPELRRLVEIVMDLGRRPLARFPSGDFFLSDCPISSQDLHHAASQVGDFAADNRAGISRTLHRISAIRNRKGSIVGLTCRVGRSVTGSANLLRDLVKDGGSLLLIGPPGVGKTTVIREIARMLADDYKKRVMIVDTSNEIGGDGDIPHAGIGSARRLQVPNPDMQHKVLIEAVENHMPQVIVIDEIGTKLEAVAASTIAQRGIQLVATAHGVTIENLIMNPSLEMLVGGIQSVTLGDEEASRRGVQKTVLERKGPSTFTFGAEIVSKTEVRVHRSLEATVDALLAGRSPKFEIRKMDIEESTVETLPLQKESLGDIFTLKEEESKVENDLLIPSQKLCNNMPTIEFKEKELDISHKVGRDFHLFVYGIMESSILQALKQLGIDEMIEITDNISEADAFLALSSKLKKNSQIQAVAKSRDIPIFVTKSTSLVQITKAVGALVNEHANVSKYHKEEHEATSSEMVDALEEARLAVEQIVIPQGKSLQLLPRPPHIIPVQIDLIKKYKLKWEMVVQEPGVYLRIFPLPLQAGIGEKKSVDQVVDENIELDNLRNFGDTESSQSGVPRLPLLPEW; from the exons ATGCTGCTGCTCCGCCCAAATCCGCCCCTGTCCTCCGTCGCCGCCCAAGCCCGCACCCGCGGCTCCCTCCCGCCGTTCCTCTCATTCTTCTCCCTCCGGCTTCCGTCCCGTAGCCTCCCCGCGCCGTTGCCCCTTTTCTCTACGCCGCCGCGCCGGCCGCGCCGTCTTCCCCATCCCGCCGCCTGCGACGACGTCGCCGACCAATACGACGGGTTCGATGAGGAGCTGCGCCGTCTTCTGGTCCTCCTCCCGCTGGAGATGCGGAGGCGGGCGGAGGCCCAACCGGAGCTCCGCCGCCTCGTCGAGATCGTCATGGACCTGGGCCGACGGCCCCTTGCCCGCTTCCCCTCCGGCGACTTCTTTCTCTCCGACTGCCCCATCTCCTCCCAGGACCTCCACCACGCCGCCTCCCAG GTGGGCGACTTTGCCGCGGATAATCGGGCGGGCATCAGTCGGACGTTGCACCGGATTAGCGCCATCAGGAACCGGAAGGGCTCCATCGTTGGACTCACTTGCCGGGTTGGCCGATCAGTCACCGGCAGTGCCAATCTGCTGCGTGATTTGGTGAAGGATGGGGGTTCACTGTTACTTATAGGTCCTCCAGGAGTCGGCAAGACCACAGTCATCAG AGAAATAGCAAGGATGCTTGCAGATGATTACAAGAAACGGGTCATGATCGTTGACACCTCCAATGAGATAGGTGGAGATGGTGACATTCCTCATGCTGGGATAGGGAGTGCCCGTAGGTTGCAAGTGCCCAACCCTGACATGCAACACAAG GTGTTGATCGAAGCAGTAGAAAACCATATGCCACAAGTAATTGTGATCGATGAAATTGGAACTAAGCTAGAAGCGGTAGCTGCTAGTACCATTGCACAACGTGGTATCCAGCTTGTTGCCACTGCTCATGGAGTAACAATAGAGAATTTGATCATGAATCCTTCTTTAGAGATGCTTGTGGGGGGAATACAA AGTGTTACTTTAGGTGATGAAGAGGCTAGCAGAAGAGGTGTCCAGAAGACTGTCCTGGAGCGAAAAGGACCTTCAACATTTACATTTGGTGCAGAGATTGTCTCAAAGACTGAAGTACGAGTCCATCGTAGTTTAGAAGCCACAGTGGATGCTCTTCTAGCAG GCCggtctccaaaatttgaaattcGCAAGATGGACATCGAAGAGTCTACAGTTGAAACCCTTCCTTTGCAGAAGGAATCTCTTGGCGATATTTTCACTTTGAAGGAAGAAGAAAGCAAGGTCGAGAATGATCTTCTaattcctagtcaaaagttgtgcAACAACATGCCTACTATTGAATTTAAGGAAAAAGAGCTTGATATATCTCATAAAGTTGGAAGAGATTTCCACCTCTTTGTTTATGGG ATCATGGAATCAAGCATCTTACAAGCACTAAAGCAGTTGGGAATTGATGAAATGATTGAGATAACTGATAATATAAGTGAAGCAGATGCATTTCTTGCCTTATCCTCCAAACTCAAAAAGAACTCCCAAATTCAGGCAGTTGCCAAGTCTCGTGACATTCCAATCTTTGTCACAAAG TCAACCTCTTTGGTACAGATTACAAAGGCTGTAGGTGCCCTTGTTAATGAACATGCCAATGTATCCAAATATCATAAAGAAGAACACGAAGCAACTTCATCAGAGATGGTTGATGCTctagag GAAGCAAGACTGGCTGTCGAGCAAATTGTGATTCCACAAGGGAAGTCCTTACAGCTTCTCCCAAGGCCACCACATATCATTCCAGTTCAGATAGACCTGATCAAGAAGTACAAACTCAAGTGGGAGATGGTGGTCCAAGAGCCTGGTGTTTATCTAAGAATCTTTCCCCTTCCCCTCCAGGCTGGCATTGGAGAGAAGAAATCCGTTGATCAAGTTGTTGATGAGAATATTGAGCTCGACAATTTAAGAAATTTTGGTGATACAGAGAGTTCACAAAGTGGGGTACCTAGACTGCCTCTCCTCCCTGAATGGTAG
- the LOC135641580 gene encoding protein IQ-DOMAIN 9-like, whose translation MGSGDWLKTIINRKKAKQDGAKKLSGSSNQQSNGFELKGQSHKDPGKLFGGADGMASEDIAATRIQTAFRGFKARKAFRSLKRVQRLQAFTHRNSVQKQASNTWSHVQSWSKMQAEIRARRANMVAEGRFRQKKHDNRSKLEAKLHDLALEWNGGSETKEEIVARIQQREEAAVKRERAMAYAFSHQWRVNSGVSQGPFVYELAKGNWEWSWVDRWIAARPWETRPSSHSMAKTASKAGKNASPSGQKAQGSTKKPSKPSEEAAASKESNTTNVASSARPRTRSTKATKQEQQP comes from the exons ATGGGCTCTGGAGATTGGTTAAAGACGATAATTAATCGGAAGAAAGCAAAGCAAGATGGGGCAAAGAAACTTTCG GGTTCGTCCAACCAGCAATCCAATGGGTTCGAGTTGAAGGGTCAGTCTCATAAAGATCCCGGTAAATTATTTGGTGGTGCTGATGGCATGGCTTCTGAGGATATTGCTGCTACTCGAATCCAAACTGCTTTCCGAGGATTCAAG GCAAGGAAAGCTTTCCGTAGTCTGAAGAGAGTCCAAAGATTGCAAGCCTTTACCCATCGCAATTCTGTACAGAAGCAGGCATCAAACACTTGGAGCCATGTCCAGTCCTGGAGCAAAATGCAAGCAGAAATCAGAGCCCGACGTGCTAATATGGTGGCAGAAGGCCGCTTCAGGCAGAAGAAACATGACAACCGGTCGAAACTTGAGGCCAAGCTTCATGATCTTGCG TTGGAATGGAACGGAGGCTCCGAGACGAAGGAAGAAATCGTTGCCAGGATACAACAAAGGGAAGAAGCAGCAGTCAAGCGGGAGCGAGCCATGGCGTATGCCTTCTCCCACCAG TGGAGGGTGAACTCTGGGGTGAGCCAAGGGCCATTCGTGTACGAGCTCGCAAAAGGCAACTGGGAGTGGAGTTGGGTGGACAGGTGGATTGCTGCTCGCCCGTGGGAGACCAGGCCTTCATCTCATTCCATGGCCAAGACAGCCAGCAAAGCAGGTAAGAACGCCAGCCCTTCAGGTCAGAAAGCACAAGGATCCACGAAGAAGCCATCTAAGCCATCCGAAGAAGCAGCAGCGAGCAAGGAGTCGAACACCACCAACGTTGCAAGCTCTGCTCGCCCGAGAACCAGGAGTACAAAAGCGACGAAGCAAGAACAGCAGCCGTAA
- the LOC135583634 gene encoding uncharacterized protein ycf45-like isoform X3: MLLLRPNPPLSSVAAQARTRGSLPPFLSFFSLRLPSRSLPAPLPLFSTPPRRPRRLPHPAACDDVADQYDGFDEELRRLLVLLPLEMRRRAEAQPELRRLVEIVMDLGRRPLARFPSGDFFLSDCPISSQDLHHAASQVGDFAADNRAGISRTLHRISAIRNRKGSIVGLTCRVGRSVTGSANLLRDLVKDGGSLLLIGPPGVGKTTVIREIARMLADDYKKRVMIVDTSNEIGGDGDIPHAGIGSARRLQVPNPDMQHKVLIEAVENHMPQVIVIDEIGTKLEAVAASTIAQRGIQLVATAHGVTIENLIMNPSLEMLVGGIQSVTLGDEEASRRGVQKTVLERKGPSTFTFGAEIVSKTEVRVHRSLEATVDALLAGRSPKFEIRKMDIEESTVETLPLQKESLGDIFTLKEEESKVENDLLIPSQKLCNNMPTIEFKEKELDISHKVGRDFHLFVYGEARLAVEQIVIPQGKSLQLLPRPPHIIPVQIDLIKKYKLKWEMVVQEPGVYLRIFPLPLQAGIGEKKSVDQVVDENIELDNLRNFGDTESSQSGVPRLPLLPEW; encoded by the exons ATGCTGCTGCTCCGCCCAAATCCGCCCCTGTCCTCCGTCGCCGCCCAAGCCCGCACCCGCGGCTCCCTCCCGCCGTTCCTCTCATTCTTCTCCCTCCGGCTTCCGTCCCGTAGCCTCCCCGCGCCGTTGCCCCTTTTCTCTACGCCGCCGCGCCGGCCGCGCCGTCTTCCCCATCCCGCCGCCTGCGACGACGTCGCCGACCAATACGACGGGTTCGATGAGGAGCTGCGCCGTCTTCTGGTCCTCCTCCCGCTGGAGATGCGGAGGCGGGCGGAGGCCCAACCGGAGCTCCGCCGCCTCGTCGAGATCGTCATGGACCTGGGCCGACGGCCCCTTGCCCGCTTCCCCTCCGGCGACTTCTTTCTCTCCGACTGCCCCATCTCCTCCCAGGACCTCCACCACGCCGCCTCCCAG GTGGGCGACTTTGCCGCGGATAATCGGGCGGGCATCAGTCGGACGTTGCACCGGATTAGCGCCATCAGGAACCGGAAGGGCTCCATCGTTGGACTCACTTGCCGGGTTGGCCGATCAGTCACCGGCAGTGCCAATCTGCTGCGTGATTTGGTGAAGGATGGGGGTTCACTGTTACTTATAGGTCCTCCAGGAGTCGGCAAGACCACAGTCATCAG AGAAATAGCAAGGATGCTTGCAGATGATTACAAGAAACGGGTCATGATCGTTGACACCTCCAATGAGATAGGTGGAGATGGTGACATTCCTCATGCTGGGATAGGGAGTGCCCGTAGGTTGCAAGTGCCCAACCCTGACATGCAACACAAG GTGTTGATCGAAGCAGTAGAAAACCATATGCCACAAGTAATTGTGATCGATGAAATTGGAACTAAGCTAGAAGCGGTAGCTGCTAGTACCATTGCACAACGTGGTATCCAGCTTGTTGCCACTGCTCATGGAGTAACAATAGAGAATTTGATCATGAATCCTTCTTTAGAGATGCTTGTGGGGGGAATACAA AGTGTTACTTTAGGTGATGAAGAGGCTAGCAGAAGAGGTGTCCAGAAGACTGTCCTGGAGCGAAAAGGACCTTCAACATTTACATTTGGTGCAGAGATTGTCTCAAAGACTGAAGTACGAGTCCATCGTAGTTTAGAAGCCACAGTGGATGCTCTTCTAGCAG GCCggtctccaaaatttgaaattcGCAAGATGGACATCGAAGAGTCTACAGTTGAAACCCTTCCTTTGCAGAAGGAATCTCTTGGCGATATTTTCACTTTGAAGGAAGAAGAAAGCAAGGTCGAGAATGATCTTCTaattcctagtcaaaagttgtgcAACAACATGCCTACTATTGAATTTAAGGAAAAAGAGCTTGATATATCTCATAAAGTTGGAAGAGATTTCCACCTCTTTGTTTATGGG GAAGCAAGACTGGCTGTCGAGCAAATTGTGATTCCACAAGGGAAGTCCTTACAGCTTCTCCCAAGGCCACCACATATCATTCCAGTTCAGATAGACCTGATCAAGAAGTACAAACTCAAGTGGGAGATGGTGGTCCAAGAGCCTGGTGTTTATCTAAGAATCTTTCCCCTTCCCCTCCAGGCTGGCATTGGAGAGAAGAAATCCGTTGATCAAGTTGTTGATGAGAATATTGAGCTCGACAATTTAAGAAATTTTGGTGATACAGAGAGTTCACAAAGTGGGGTACCTAGACTGCCTCTCCTCCCTGAATGGTAG
- the LOC103987805 gene encoding transcription factor PCF5-like, with protein MGEGQNHHGGLGFRQLAVHDRHQQRRAQPRSGFGNLRGAGGEILEVHGGSIVRSTGRKDCHSKVCTAKGPRDRRVRLSAHTAIQFYDVQDRLGYDRPSKAVDWLMKNAKAAIDQLAEVPAWTPTSTLTAAITSTSRVPPPSNQSPVAEPDVSSAFSFGGGDGGGGGSGSNCLLQPSLDSDAIADTMKFFIPMAATGTATSPSSSSPIRVQNYPLGLLPRSTTQTQDLCLSLQSFQDPIFNQNPTPSAHNSLLAGSARLGFDHPDSASWAEHKQRMAPWNVAETSDGVGHGGFPFSVPPPQAVPTHSVLCPSQLFSQRGPLQSSNSPSLHSWAEPMAANAEIQMHPGLHHSVSSSTFQHGFRA; from the coding sequence ATGGGGGAGGGCCAAAACCACCACGGAGGCCTCGGCTTCCGCCAACTTGCTGTCCATGACCGCCACCAGCAGCGGCGGGCGCAGCCCCGCTCGGGATTTGGAAATCTGAGGGGCGCCGGCGGGGAGATTTTGGAGGTCCATGGGGGTAGCATTGTGCGGTCCACCGGCCGGAAAGACTGCCACAGCAAGGTGTGCACCGCCAAGGGCCCCCGCGACCGCCGTGTCCGCCTCTCCGCGCACACTGCTATCCAGTTCTACGACGTGCAGGACCGCCTTGGCTACGACCGCCCAAGCAAGGCCGTCGATTGGCTCATGAAGAACGCTAAGGCCGCCATTGACCAGCTCGCCGAGGTCCCAGCCTGGACCCCCACCTCCACCTTGACCGCTGCCATTACCTCCACATCCCGTGTACCTCCACCATCCAATCAATCCCCGGTTGCTGAACCAGATGTCAGTAGTGCCTTCAGCTTTGGCGGTGGtgacggtggcggcggcggtagtgGGAGTAATTGTCTTCTCCAGCCATCGTTGGACTCCGATGCCATTGCCGATACCATGAAGTTCTTCATCCCGATGGCTGCTACTGGCACCGCAACTTCACCATCCTCCAGCTCTCCGATCCGCGTCCAGAACTACCCGCTGGGACTCCTGCCGCGATCCACCACCCAAACTCAAGACCTCTGCCTCTCCCTCCAATCATTCCAAGATCCGATCTTTAACCAGAACCCAACTCCGTCCGCTCATAATTCTCTACTCGCTGGCTCCGCCCGCTTGGGTTTTGACCACCCCGACTCTGCCAGTTGGGCCGAACACAAGCAGCGAATGGCTCCATGGAATGTAGCGGAGACGAGCGACGGTGTTGGCCATGGAGGATTTCCTTTCAGCGTTCCACCACCACAGGCGGTGCCGACGCACTCGGTGCTCTGCCCGAGCCAGTTATTCTCTCAGAGGGGGCCCCTTCAGTCCAGTAACTCGCCTTCACTCCATAGCTGGGCAGAACCCATGGCGGCCAACGCCGAGATCCAGATGCATCCGGGGCTACATCACTCTGTTTCTTCCTCTACATTCCAGCACGGGTTCAGGGCGTAG